The following are from one region of the Paenibacillus sabinae T27 genome:
- a CDS encoding pyridoxamine 5'-phosphate oxidase family protein codes for MRRKEFKVEQEEELEAFLNEMSFGFLGTIDEQGRPRVTPLNFVYIGGCFYFHGSHAGGKMEAIREMDKVCFTVADEFALIPSYFTDPQMACPATAYFKSVTAFGTAEIVTDLSEKAAAMEKFMQKLQPEGGYDPIDAENPKYRPQLKAVAVVRIVPEEITAKFKFGQNLKEEDRSAVISGLEARGGERDAETVEMMKKFCPYHSS; via the coding sequence TTCTTAATGAAATGAGCTTTGGCTTTCTTGGCACGATTGATGAACAGGGCCGTCCGCGCGTCACCCCGCTTAATTTCGTGTATATTGGAGGATGCTTTTATTTCCACGGCAGCCATGCCGGAGGCAAGATGGAGGCGATCCGCGAGATGGACAAGGTCTGTTTCACCGTAGCGGACGAGTTCGCCCTGATTCCTTCGTATTTTACCGACCCCCAAATGGCCTGTCCGGCCACCGCCTATTTCAAAAGCGTCACCGCCTTTGGCACGGCCGAGATCGTAACCGATTTAAGCGAAAAAGCGGCAGCGATGGAAAAGTTCATGCAGAAGCTTCAACCGGAGGGCGGGTACGACCCCATTGACGCGGAAAACCCGAAGTACCGCCCCCAGCTTAAAGCGGTCGCCGTCGTGCGGATCGTTCCGGAAGAAATTACCGCTAAGTTCAAGTTTGGGCAAAATCTGAAGGAAGAAGACCGCAGCGCCGTTATCAGCGGGCTTGAGGCCAGAGGCGGGGAGCGGGATGCCGAAACCGTTGAAATGATGAAAAAATTCTGTCCGTACCACTCCTCATAA
- a CDS encoding aminotransferase class I/II-fold pyridoxal phosphate-dependent enzyme: MNPQAGQLNESIKAGNEHVYDMLSTLGREIYFPKVGILSQSAEATAHAKKYNATIGIATENGGPMHLGVIQEKLSAFAPKDLYGYAPPAGKPELRTVWREKMLRENPSLEGKSFGNPIVTNALTHGLSIVADLFAESGDAVVYPDKNWENYELTFNVRRHAELVTYPLFTEDMTFNSDGLLEALLAQKDKGKAIVLLNFPNNPTGYTPGQKEGDAIVAAILKAAEAGVNVVAVCDDAYFGLFFEDSLKESLFGKLANVHPRVLAVKIDGATKEEYVWGFRVGFITYASENKDVLAALEQKTLGIIRATISSGPHPSQTFVLDALKAPAFEEQKEEKFRIMKGRANKVKALLDSGKYGDDVWTYYPFNSGYFMCLKLRTVNAEELRQHLIHNYGLGTIALGDTDLRIAFSCIAEENLEDLFDLVYAGIRDLEQA; encoded by the coding sequence ATGAATCCACAGGCTGGACAATTAAATGAAAGCATTAAAGCCGGAAACGAGCATGTATATGACATGCTGTCCACTCTCGGCAGAGAAATCTATTTTCCAAAAGTAGGCATTCTGAGCCAATCCGCCGAGGCGACCGCTCATGCCAAGAAATACAACGCCACGATCGGCATAGCCACCGAGAACGGCGGCCCGATGCACCTGGGCGTCATTCAGGAGAAGCTCTCCGCGTTCGCTCCGAAGGACCTGTACGGCTATGCTCCGCCTGCGGGCAAGCCCGAGCTGCGTACCGTATGGCGCGAGAAAATGCTGCGGGAGAACCCTTCGCTCGAAGGCAAATCCTTTGGCAATCCGATTGTAACCAACGCGCTGACCCACGGGCTCAGCATTGTCGCCGACCTGTTCGCCGAGTCCGGTGACGCGGTCGTCTATCCCGACAAGAACTGGGAGAACTACGAGCTGACCTTCAACGTCCGGCGGCACGCGGAGCTGGTTACCTACCCGCTGTTCACCGAAGATATGACCTTCAACAGCGACGGCCTGCTTGAGGCACTGCTGGCTCAGAAGGATAAGGGCAAAGCCATCGTGCTGCTCAACTTCCCGAACAATCCGACAGGCTACACACCGGGTCAAAAGGAAGGGGACGCGATCGTAGCCGCCATTCTAAAGGCGGCCGAAGCAGGCGTCAATGTGGTTGCGGTATGCGATGACGCGTATTTCGGGCTCTTCTTCGAGGATTCCCTCAAGGAATCACTGTTCGGCAAGCTGGCGAACGTGCACCCGCGCGTGCTTGCGGTCAAGATCGACGGCGCGACGAAGGAAGAATACGTATGGGGCTTCCGCGTAGGCTTCATCACCTATGCTTCCGAGAACAAGGACGTGCTGGCCGCTCTGGAGCAGAAGACGCTCGGCATTATCCGGGCCACTATTTCCAGCGGTCCGCATCCATCGCAGACCTTCGTGCTTGACGCTCTCAAGGCGCCGGCATTCGAGGAGCAGAAGGAAGAGAAATTCCGGATCATGAAGGGCCGGGCCAACAAGGTCAAGGCGCTGCTCGACAGCGGAAAATACGGAGACGATGTGTGGACGTATTATCCGTTCAATTCCGGCTATTTCATGTGCCTGAAGCTTCGTACCGTCAATGCGGAGGAGCTTCGCCAGCATCTGATCCACAATTACGGCCTTGGCACGATTGCTCTCGGCGACACTGATCTGCGAATCGCTTTTTCCTGTATCGCCGAAGAAAATCTGGAAGATTTGTTCGACCTGGTGTACGCCGGCATT